From Ascaphus truei isolate aAscTru1 chromosome 20, aAscTru1.hap1, whole genome shotgun sequence, one genomic window encodes:
- the LOC142471015 gene encoding olfactory receptor 11A1-like, whose translation MPWENQTTVTEFLLLGFPAIHNFKILLFFVFLLLYIFTITGNVLIIVLVSTSHHLRTPMYFFLSHLSLSDILITTDIVPNMLYVIMAEGGVISLAGCISQYVLFATSIGAECFLLTVMSYDRYLAICHPLHYSAIMDFKLCCKMFFWSWFLGFMVTLNMVILVCSFQLCNPNVIDHFFCDLTTLLEHLCSNRFIMDTVISFLGIPCVIFPFFFIIVTYVCITITILRISSTTGRQKAFSTCSSHLAVVCTYYGTLFAKYVVPSKGQSLTVMKITSILYTVATPLFNPIIYTLRNKEIQAALCKCISIRVQTYFE comes from the coding sequence ATGCCCTGGGAGAATCAGACCACGGTTACAGAATTTCTGCTTCTGGGATTTCCAGCAATTCACAACTTCAAGATCTTACTCTTCTTTGTCTTCCTTCTGTTATACATTTTCACCATAACTGGAAATGTCCTGATCATTGTCTTGGTGTCAACCAGTCACCATCTCCGTACGCCCATGTACTTCTTTCTCAGTCACCTGTCCCTGTCTGACATCTTGATAACGACAGATATTGTGCCTAACATGCTATACGTAATAATGGCAGAAGGGGGCGTTATCTCTCTCGCTGGCTGCATCTCTCAATATGTCCTATTTGCTACCTCAATAGGTGCTGAATGTTTCCTCCTTACAGTGATGTCTTATGACAGATACCTAGCCATCTGCCACCCATTGCATTACTCTGCTATTATGGACTTTAAACTGTGCTGCAAAATGTTTTTTTGGTCTTGGTTCTTAGGTTTTATGGTAACACTAAATATGGTTATTTTGGTTTGTTCATTTCAGTTATGTAATCCCAATGTCATCGATCATTTCTTCTGTGATTTAACCACTCTCTTAGAACATTTGTGCTCAAACAGATTCATTATGGATACAGTAATATCTTTTCTAGGCATCCCTTGTGTTATTTTCCCATTCTTCTTCATCATTGTGACTTATGTCTGTATCACAATCACCATCCTCAGGatctcctccaccactgggagacagaaagccttctccacctgcagCTCTCACCTGGCCGTTGTGTGCACATATTATGGGACACTGTTTGCTAAATATGTGGTTCCATCCAAAGGACAGTCATTGACTGTAATGAAAATCACTTCAATTCTGTACACAGTCGCCACCCCATTATTCAATCCCATCATCTATACTCTGAGGAATAAGGAGATCCAGGCAGCTTTGTGTAAATGTATTAGTATAAGGGTACAAACATATTTTGAGTAG